In a single window of the Prochlorococcus marinus XMU1408 genome:
- the purM gene encoding phosphoribosylformylglycinamidine cyclo-ligase: MDYKTAGVDVTAGRAFVERIKSCVEKTHRSEVIGGLGGFGGCIRIPKGYESPVLVSGTDGVGTKLELAQQCGCHFGVGIDLVAMCVNDVITNGARPLFFLDYIASGTLTPDALAEVIEGIAAGCTQSNCSLLGGETAEMPGFYPSGRYDLAGFCVGIVENHHLIDGTQINCEDKIIGIKSNGVHSNGFSLVRKVLSMANVNENTLYGKNKRNLLQALLEPTAIYVQLVEQLLRENLPIHGMTHITGGGLPENLPRIFPSGLSPHINITTWEIPEIFNWLKNTGDIPEIDLWNTFNMGIGFCLIISKNKVNSALEICIKNGFEAWEIGQVVESQNNSNNLEILGIPL; the protein is encoded by the coding sequence ATGGATTACAAAACTGCGGGAGTTGATGTTACTGCTGGAAGAGCCTTTGTGGAGAGAATTAAATCATGCGTTGAAAAAACTCATAGAAGTGAGGTCATAGGGGGGTTAGGAGGTTTTGGAGGATGTATAAGAATTCCAAAAGGTTATGAAAGTCCAGTTTTGGTATCAGGGACAGATGGTGTTGGTACAAAATTAGAATTAGCTCAGCAATGTGGTTGTCATTTTGGTGTTGGAATAGACTTAGTCGCAATGTGCGTCAATGACGTAATAACAAATGGTGCTCGACCTTTATTCTTTCTTGATTACATAGCAAGTGGAACTTTGACTCCTGATGCTTTGGCTGAAGTAATAGAGGGGATCGCAGCTGGCTGTACTCAATCGAATTGTTCTCTCTTGGGAGGCGAAACTGCTGAAATGCCAGGTTTTTATCCAAGTGGAAGATATGATCTAGCAGGTTTTTGTGTTGGGATCGTTGAAAATCATCACTTAATAGATGGCACGCAAATTAATTGTGAAGATAAGATTATTGGGATTAAAAGTAATGGTGTTCATAGCAATGGTTTTAGTCTTGTTCGTAAAGTTCTTTCCATGGCTAATGTGAATGAAAATACTCTTTATGGGAAAAACAAAAGGAACTTGCTGCAAGCTTTGCTGGAACCAACCGCAATATATGTTCAACTTGTTGAGCAATTGTTGAGAGAAAATTTACCAATTCATGGAATGACTCACATCACAGGTGGAGGTTTGCCAGAGAATCTCCCTAGAATTTTTCCTTCCGGATTATCACCACATATAAATATAACTACTTGGGAAATACCTGAAATCTTTAATTGGTTAAAAAATACTGGAGATATTCCTGAAATTGATCTTTGGAATACTTTTAATATGGGGATCGGTTTTTGTTTAATTATCTCTAAAAATAAAGTGAACTCTGCTTTAGAAATATGTATTAAAAATGGTTTTGAAGCTTGGGAAATAGGTCAAGTTGTTGAAAGTCAGAATAATTCAAACAATCTCGAGATTTTAGGAATACCTTTGTGA
- a CDS encoding lipid-A-disaccharide synthase-related protein has product MFLCNGHGEDTIACKVIEALHEINPDISPAVLPMVGDGDAFSKLVKDGWLTKIGPSTILPSGGFSNQSFSGLVLDLKAGLLGSLWRQWTLIHRSAKEGRIVVAVGDLLPLLFAWASGANYLFVGTPKSDYTWASGPRSSLSDFYHRLKGTEWDPWEYWLMRSSRCRMVVVRDKITARGLRNHGVKALSPGNPMMDGISKRECPDDFKKYRRLILLCGSRLPEAYQNFKRLLIAIQLIQISSLIAVFVPLSSSSMREKIELILIDLGFKPTYQSSDENGISETWKKNSLLILIGFNKFSCWAKWGEVGVANAGTATEQLVGLGIPCVSLPGKGHQFNFNFAKRQSRLLGGAVTIAKRDETLAKQVGFLLNSDFDREIIGLRGSKRMGPEGGSHAIALIISTHLSKGLECGVI; this is encoded by the coding sequence TTGTTTCTTTGTAATGGTCATGGAGAAGACACGATTGCTTGCAAGGTTATAGAAGCTCTCCATGAAATTAATCCAGATATCTCCCCTGCGGTTCTCCCGATGGTTGGAGATGGTGACGCATTCTCAAAGCTTGTAAAAGATGGCTGGCTTACCAAAATTGGCCCCTCAACAATTTTACCAAGCGGGGGATTTAGTAATCAGAGTTTTAGTGGCTTGGTTTTAGATTTAAAAGCTGGATTATTAGGAAGTCTCTGGAGACAATGGACTTTGATTCATAGATCAGCTAAAGAAGGAAGAATTGTCGTTGCAGTTGGAGATTTATTACCTCTTTTGTTCGCATGGGCTAGTGGGGCAAATTATTTGTTTGTTGGTACTCCTAAAAGTGATTACACATGGGCGAGTGGGCCTAGATCATCTTTGAGTGATTTTTACCATCGATTGAAAGGAACTGAGTGGGATCCTTGGGAATATTGGTTGATGCGATCTAGTCGATGCAGGATGGTTGTAGTCAGAGATAAAATTACCGCTAGAGGTTTGAGAAATCATGGAGTAAAGGCATTATCGCCGGGAAATCCAATGATGGATGGGATTTCTAAGAGAGAATGTCCTGATGATTTTAAAAAATATAGACGTTTGATTTTGTTATGTGGAAGTCGTTTGCCTGAGGCGTATCAGAATTTTAAAAGACTTCTAATTGCAATTCAGCTTATTCAAATTTCATCCTTAATTGCAGTATTTGTGCCTTTAAGTTCTTCTTCAATGAGAGAAAAAATAGAATTGATTTTGATTGACTTAGGTTTTAAACCTACTTATCAATCATCAGATGAAAATGGAATTTCGGAAACATGGAAAAAAAACTCATTACTCATATTGATAGGTTTTAATAAGTTTTCTTGTTGGGCTAAGTGGGGAGAAGTAGGAGTAGCTAATGCAGGAACAGCCACAGAACAATTAGTAGGTTTAGGTATCCCATGCGTGTCCTTGCCGGGTAAGGGACATCAATTTAATTTCAATTTTGCTAAGCGCCAAAGTCGTTTATTAGGAGGTGCTGTAACTATTGCGAAGAGGGATGAAACTCTCGCCAAACAAGTGGGGTTTTTACTAAATTCTGATTTTGATAGAGAGATTATTGGCTTAAGAGGATCAAAAAGAATGGGTCCCGAGGGTGGAAGTCATGCTATAGCCCTTATTATTTCTACTCACTTGTCCAAGGGTTTAGAGTGCGGTGTAATCTAG
- a CDS encoding aldo/keto reductase yields the protein MTKKKMGIGFGTWAWGNKLVWGYKAETDDILLKKTFFDAIDGGLDLVDSADSYGTGNLFGQSEKLIGDFLEELPKRKLKKITIATKLAPFPWRIGRNGLNKAFQESNQRLKGNMKRVQLHWSTYRYAPWQEEQLLNGLGDLYEEGLIKEIGLSNTGPRRLSFLFKKLKKRGIKINSIQMQLSLLTKPSLDDENIKNICDENEIEYLAYSPLGLGILTIPPNQSPKPNTFLRQKLFERILPKTIELRTLMSNIGKRYSASQAQVALNWVRSHGAKPIVGIRNPFQAKDAVSAFNWSLTKSEKESLDFYRNKCLANMPQNPFISP from the coding sequence ATGACTAAGAAAAAAATGGGAATTGGTTTTGGAACTTGGGCTTGGGGAAATAAGCTTGTTTGGGGCTACAAAGCTGAAACAGATGATATTTTACTTAAAAAAACTTTTTTTGATGCAATAGATGGAGGATTAGATCTTGTTGACAGTGCAGATTCATATGGGACTGGAAATTTATTTGGACAAAGTGAAAAACTTATCGGCGATTTCCTAGAAGAATTACCCAAAAGAAAGCTCAAAAAAATTACCATCGCTACAAAGCTTGCCCCCTTTCCATGGAGAATAGGTCGCAATGGTCTAAATAAAGCTTTTCAAGAAAGTAATCAGCGTCTGAAAGGGAATATGAAAAGAGTGCAGCTTCATTGGAGTACTTATCGCTATGCACCTTGGCAAGAAGAGCAATTACTTAATGGCCTAGGAGATTTATATGAAGAAGGTTTAATTAAAGAAATTGGGCTCTCTAATACTGGTCCAAGAAGACTCAGTTTTTTATTCAAAAAACTGAAAAAAAGAGGAATTAAAATTAATAGTATCCAAATGCAACTTTCGTTATTAACAAAACCATCTTTAGACGATGAAAATATCAAAAATATATGTGATGAAAATGAAATTGAATATTTAGCTTATAGTCCATTAGGGCTGGGAATCCTAACAATTCCACCTAATCAATCACCCAAACCGAACACATTCTTACGACAAAAATTATTCGAAAGAATACTGCCAAAAACTATAGAATTGAGAACATTGATGTCGAATATTGGAAAAAGATATTCAGCATCCCAGGCACAAGTTGCATTGAATTGGGTAAGATCTCACGGAGCTAAGCCAATAGTCGGGATTCGAAATCCGTTTCAAGCTAAAGATGCAGTATCTGCATTTAATTGGTCTTTAACTAAAAGTGAAAAAGAAAGTCTGGATTTTTACAGGAATAAATGTCTAGCAAATATGCCTCAAAATCCTTTCATTAGTCCCTAA
- a CDS encoding histidine phosphotransferase — MPFENQQRLTRRRSSAGPTPPKRPLGGQVDSGMRQNGGPRPTFLTLRDHGKVYVADLPNLSDGQLSHIGKEADEVLTSLESRINDLEQEATNGQRDNDTLIKASTKHEVTLRFIRAIQDEQEHRKNNPALKDAASESLPLTFLEVARHRLPGATFDSLLREALEACAKDEKEPEKEIIEKNTNSQPIPPAKVISLPTSSDSMKVIVSPDT, encoded by the coding sequence ATGCCTTTTGAAAATCAACAGCGTCTAACGCGTAGGAGAAGTTCTGCAGGTCCAACACCTCCTAAAAGGCCTTTAGGAGGTCAAGTAGATTCGGGAATGCGACAGAATGGTGGCCCAAGACCAACTTTCTTAACCCTTAGAGATCATGGAAAAGTCTATGTAGCGGATTTACCAAATTTGTCTGACGGACAACTTTCACACATTGGGAAAGAAGCTGATGAAGTGCTAACAAGTTTAGAGAGTAGAATTAATGACCTTGAACAAGAAGCAACTAATGGGCAAAGAGATAACGATACTTTGATAAAAGCTTCGACTAAGCATGAAGTAACTCTCAGATTTATACGAGCCATTCAGGACGAACAAGAACATAGAAAAAATAATCCTGCATTAAAAGATGCGGCTTCAGAGTCTTTACCACTCACATTCCTTGAGGTCGCTAGGCATAGATTGCCAGGTGCAACCTTTGACTCTTTGTTGCGAGAAGCATTAGAAGCTTGTGCTAAAGATGAAAAAGAGCCTGAAAAAGAAATAATTGAAAAAAATACAAATTCACAGCCTATTCCACCAGCAAAAGTGATTAGTCTTCCAACTTCCTCAGATTCAATGAAAGTGATTGTCAGTCCTGATACTTGA